The sequence CTTCTACACGGGGCCGAGCTACGTTGAAGCCAAGAGGGAAGTTTTAATCTGGACGTACAACGGCCACCAAGGCTTTGGGCCCTACGATGGGACTTTCAACGGCTATGAGCTTGTGAACCTCCTGAAGGAGCAGAAGCCAGACATCTGGGCGGCGCAGGAAGTTGTGGGGGGAATGATAGGCAACGGCTACCAGGACGTCCCACTCTTCGTCTCCGCTTATCTCGGCTATGCCTACGAGTACAAGCCCGCTGTGGAAGGTACATATGGGGTAGCGATCTTCTCCCGCTGGCACATGAAGACTGAGAGAGCTCAACCTTGAGAGTGTTGCTCAAGCTAGGCCGGCTCAGAAGGTAACCATTGAAGAGCTCGGCCTAACCATTGTTAACGTCCACATGGGCCTCAGTGAAGAAGAGCGCGCAATGCAAGCTGAGGAACTTTTAAATTTCGCCAAGGAACCGCCGGTGGCCCAGATAATAGCCGGTGACACCAACGCCGAGCCCGACGAGAAAGCCATAGCGATACTCACCCGTGATTACAGGGACGCCTTTTCAGAGAGGCCGCCATATACCTTCCTCTGGGAGCGCGGTGGCGTAGTAGACAAGGAGAACATCGACTACATTCTGCTCAAGAAGGACTGGCCAGCCAAAGTTAAAGACTACGGTTGTCTCTGCGACGTTGAGGTATCTGACCACAGACCAGTATGGGCACTAATTGAGATATCATGAGGTTTTTTTAATTTCTTCCTCCCATTTTTCTCCATGCCGTCAAGGACTAAAGTCAGCAAGCTGATGGCATATATTCTCCGCCACTCGCCAGAGAAGTTTGGGCTTAAACCTGACGTTGAGGGCTTTGTTCCACTAGATGAGCTCGTAAAAGCCCTCCAGAGAGTTTATCCCGACGTCACAGAAGAGTTTGTGCATGAGATAGTTGCCCACGACCCAAAAGGCCGCTATGAGATTAGAGGTAACAAAATTCGCGCTCGCTACGGTCACAGTTTTCCCGTCTTGTTAAACCATGAGGAAGACAAGGATTCGAAGATCCTCTACCACGGCACACCGAGGAGGAACTTGGAGAACATCATGCGCGAAGGGCTAAAGCCAATGAAGCGGCAGTTTGTCCACTTGAGCACGAGCAAAAGCGAGGCAATAGAGACCGGTAGGAGGCATGGGAAGGACGTTGTCCTCCTTATTATCGACGCGGACTGCCTGAGGAAGAAAGGGCTAAAGATATACAAAGCAGGAAAGAATGTAAGGATAGTGGAGCACGTCCCCCCAGAATGCATTATCTTGGCGGTCTGAGCTAAGGAAAATGCCAGCTCAACGGGGAATTCCACTTACTTGGCCAAAGCTCACCATAACGTTTAGAAAGTCCGAATGACATCATTTTCCATTACTTTTAACAACGCCTATAACGATGACCAAAATTTCCTTCAAATTCCGAACTCTTTTGACTTAATGACTAATAAACCAGGAAAAAACTTATATGTTACAAAGACATTCCAATGCGTTGATGCCCTATGATGTTCAGGAGTGAGTGTTTTTGGAAGTATAGTTGGTGATACTCTTCTCATGTTCACGTT comes from Thermococcus aggregans and encodes:
- a CDS encoding RNA 2'-phosphotransferase, yielding MPSRTKVSKLMAYILRHSPEKFGLKPDVEGFVPLDELVKALQRVYPDVTEEFVHEIVAHDPKGRYEIRGNKIRARYGHSFPVLLNHEEDKDSKILYHGTPRRNLENIMREGLKPMKRQFVHLSTSKSEAIETGRRHGKDVVLLIIDADCLRKKGLKIYKAGKNVRIVEHVPPECIILAV